The following nucleotide sequence is from Ignavibacteriales bacterium.
GAAATATGAAAAATTACTTAACCTATTTTATACTGTTATTCCTGCTGACCGTCGTAAATTTGTTTGCCGGCAATACCGGTAAAATATCAGGAAAAATTGTTGACAGCAAAACTCAGGATCCATTAGTCGGTGTTAATATTCTTATCACAGGGACTTCGTTAGGTGCCTCAACAAATATCGATGGTGAATACTCAATTATAAATTTATCTCCCAACGTATATACATTACGCGCGTCAATTTTGGGATATGATCCTGTAACGGTCAATAATATAAAAGTATCAATAGATCTGACCACACGACAAGATTTTTCTTTATCCGAAACTGTTGTAGAACAAAAAGAAGTGGTGATAGTGGCAGAACGACCTGTCATTCAAAAAGATATAACCGCAACAACTTCGATAGTAAGTAAAGAACTTATCTCGCAACTTGCAGTGACCGAAATTAGAGATGTAATAAAATTACAAGCAGGCATGGCGGTTTCTTCTGATGGGCAGTTTCATATGCGAGGGGGTCGCAGCGGGCAAATGGCGTATCAGATTGATGGCGTCGCTGTAAACGATGCGTATGATAATAGCAACACTATTGAAGTTGGAACTAATGTCATTCAGGAAGTTCAGGTGATTAGTGGAGCGTTTAATGCCGAGTACGGACAGGCAATGTCAGGTGTTGTAAATATCGTTACTCGGGATGGAGGAGACGCGTTATCAGGGACATTCACAACATACTCAGGAAGTTATCTGTCAAACAAGGATGATATCTTCTGGAATATCTCAAATGTTTCTCCGGTTTCAGTCAGAAGTTTTGAAGGCAGTTTAAGCGGGCCTGTTATTTCAAACAAGCTATCGTTCTATGCCAATGGCAGATATTATTATAATGAAGGATATCTGTACGGGCATAGATTGTTTTTACCAACAGATATCTCGGTAGAAGAACCCGGCTCGAGCGGTTCAAATTTCATCATATCAAAAAATGGTGATGAAAAATATATTTCGATGAATCCCAACGAAAGGATATTTGCTCAAGGGAAACTTTCATACAGATTTCTTCCTAATCTTAAACTCGCCTACAATTACATGTTTGATAAACAAGATTATCAGGATTACGATAATGGAACTCGCTTAACCCCCGATAATAATTTACATCGATTTCGTAAAACTCATTCAAACATTGTGAGTATCAATCACGCTATTTCAAATTCTACATTTTATAATTTTAACTTATCATATCTTTTTAAAGATTACCGGCATTATCTCTACGAAAATATTTATACCGGTGATCTCAACAACCCTACACTATATGTTGATAATAGATTAAGGCAAAATCCGCCGTACAGTTTTTCAATCGGTGGGACGAACTATAACCGGTTCCAACGAAATACAGGTACGTACGGGGCAAAGATTGATTTGACTTCACAACTCACAGAAAAGATTTCAATCCAAAGCGGTGGAGAATTTAAACAGCATAGGATATTTTATCAAAATATAAATTTAATTCCAATGCTGGATAACAGCGGCCAGCAAGTCTATCCTTTCAACGTCGCTATTCCCCCTGCGACTTCTCAAGATTATGACGAATATATCCGAAAACCTCTCGAAGCATCTGTTTATCTGCAATCAAAATTTGAGGCAAATTATTTAATTTTTAATGTAGGAGTTCGGTTCGATGCTTTTAATCCTGATGGAAGAATTCTATCCGATTCAACTGTAACTGATCCTGATATTCGGAATCCTGTTGTCCCGTCACATATTGCTGATCCGTACGAAAAACGATTGACTTACTGGTACGATAAAGCGTCCGTCAAATATCAATGGAGCCCGCGAATTGGTTTAGCATTCCCAATCAGTGCTGGTGGTGTGGTGCATTTTTCGTACGGTCATTTTTTCCAGTTACCAAGTTATGAATTGTTATACACAAATCCGGAATTTAAATTAGGAATTGGTTCCGGTAATCAAGGACTTTTTGGAAATGCCGACCTGAGACCACAGAAAACTGTTAAAGGTGAAATTGGATTAAAGCAACAAATCAGTCAGGATATCGGTGCCGATATCACGATGTTCTTTGAAGATTTTCGTGATTTAACCGGAACACAAACGGATGATATTTTGATATTCACTAACGAACGGACTTATAGCCGGTATGCGAATTCGGATTTCGGTTACTCAAAAGGAATCGTCCTTAAATTCGATAAAAGATTTTCCGATGGATTAGCCGCTAGCTTGGATTACACATTTTCAATTACGCAAGGTAACTCATCCAATCCGATAGATTCAAGAAATGCAAAATTAGGCGGCGCGCTGGGCGAAACATTCATCGCTCCCTTAGATTGGGATCAAAGACATTCTATTAATCTTGTTGTTGCCTACACTAAGCCGAGAGATTACGGTTTCTCGATCATTGGTAATTACTATTCCGGTCAACCCTATACACCGGAAGTAAATAAAAACAGTGCTGTTAAAAAGAATGCTTTCCCTCGAAACAGCGCTTTCCGTCCAACTATTTTCAATGTTGATCTGAAAGCAAATAAAGATTTCAATCTCGGCAATATAAATCTTTCTTTATTCCTGAGAGTCTTTAACTTGTTAGATCTTGATAATGCAAGAACCGTATATGCAAACTCAGGTGATCCATTCTTTTCATTCGACAAGCTGGCTGCTCAAAATGCAAATGCTAAAGTGTATTATAACACCTTGGATGAATTATACACGAATCCTGGATTTTTCTCGGAACCGCGCAGAATCGAACTTGGTACATCAATCAGCTTTTAAATTTAGATTATGAATAATATGAAACTGATATTTTACTTTTGCTCACTAACCATTGCTGTTCAGTCATTTGGTATAGCTCAGCTTTCCGATCCGACACTGAGAAGAATCGGGTATCATACCGGAAACCGAATTGGTATCTCATTTTATAACGATGGTCAAATCTCAGGATTCAGTCAGGGTGTTGATATAAGAGGCGAATGGCCTCTTGGCAGCGGCTACAATTATATCGGTGATCTTATTCCGATGATCGGAGTGGAACAAACAAATTCGCGCAATGAGATTTTTCATTCTGTGTGTATTTCTAGAGGTCCCAGAAACGGACAAGCAAATGAACACCATCCAACGAAAGGTTATTTCTGGGGATGGAATCCTGAACCGGGATATCTGAACCCGAATCAAACTTCAATTGCCATGAGCCATCTTCCAAATTCGTGGCCCCTAGGCGGCTGGGCAGATCAACCTAATTGGGTCGATGATAAAGGTAAAACACAATGGAACGGATATTTCGGCCGCGGCATTATGAATGCCGATCAGGAAAGTTATTATGTTGCCGACGATCAATGGGATGATGAGTTCAATTCATTTTACTTACCGGACTCGACTGATTCCACCCGGCATGGTATGGGACTGAAGATGACAGTACGGGGATTGCAGTGGTCTAGTTTTCTCGCGGAAGATATAAATTTTTGGTTATACGATATCACAAATAATGCGACAAAAACATATCGCAAATCTGTTTTTGGAACTGTAGTGGGAACATTAGCTGGTGGTGACGGCGATAGTCAGGATGACCTTGGATTCTTCGATATAAACGATAACATCACATATTCGTGGGATAGCGATAATAAAGGTAATAAGGGACAAAAGGTCGGCTATGTAGCTTATGCATTTCTGGAATCTCCGGGTAATCCGTTCGATGGAATAGATAATGACGGCGATTCACCAGATCCGGCATCACCCATATTTACCGTCACTGATTTTGATTCAGTAAGTTATCCTGTAGGTAAAAAAATTGTTTTAATCGATTCGGTTTCTTATGAGAGGTCGATATATACTATTCAAGGGCCCATCGATACGGTATATTCAGTTGGAACGCGATTTATAATACGGGCGGGAGTTACAAAGTTTAGAGAAGGACATATAGCCAGAATTCTAAATGGAGTTTCTGTTCCCGATGTTTCTGCTTATGACGGAATCGATAATGATCTTGACGGATTGATAGATGAGAACCAAGCGGTTCATTATGAGACGAGGCAGAGGCGTGGATTTCCAATCTTGAAATATATAAATTATGTAACCGGTGCCGGTGTAAACGACCCGCTCATAGATGAAAAAAGAGATAACGGTGCGGGCTCAATCATATCAAG
It contains:
- a CDS encoding TonB-dependent receptor, with the protein product MKNYLTYFILLFLLTVVNLFAGNTGKISGKIVDSKTQDPLVGVNILITGTSLGASTNIDGEYSIINLSPNVYTLRASILGYDPVTVNNIKVSIDLTTRQDFSLSETVVEQKEVVIVAERPVIQKDITATTSIVSKELISQLAVTEIRDVIKLQAGMAVSSDGQFHMRGGRSGQMAYQIDGVAVNDAYDNSNTIEVGTNVIQEVQVISGAFNAEYGQAMSGVVNIVTRDGGDALSGTFTTYSGSYLSNKDDIFWNISNVSPVSVRSFEGSLSGPVISNKLSFYANGRYYYNEGYLYGHRLFLPTDISVEEPGSSGSNFIISKNGDEKYISMNPNERIFAQGKLSYRFLPNLKLAYNYMFDKQDYQDYDNGTRLTPDNNLHRFRKTHSNIVSINHAISNSTFYNFNLSYLFKDYRHYLYENIYTGDLNNPTLYVDNRLRQNPPYSFSIGGTNYNRFQRNTGTYGAKIDLTSQLTEKISIQSGGEFKQHRIFYQNINLIPMLDNSGQQVYPFNVAIPPATSQDYDEYIRKPLEASVYLQSKFEANYLIFNVGVRFDAFNPDGRILSDSTVTDPDIRNPVVPSHIADPYEKRLTYWYDKASVKYQWSPRIGLAFPISAGGVVHFSYGHFFQLPSYELLYTNPEFKLGIGSGNQGLFGNADLRPQKTVKGEIGLKQQISQDIGADITMFFEDFRDLTGTQTDDILIFTNERTYSRYANSDFGYSKGIVLKFDKRFSDGLAASLDYTFSITQGNSSNPIDSRNAKLGGALGETFIAPLDWDQRHSINLVVAYTKPRDYGFSIIGNYYSGQPYTPEVNKNSAVKKNAFPRNSAFRPTIFNVDLKANKDFNLGNINLSLFLRVFNLLDLDNARTVYANSGDPFFSFDKLAAQNANAKVYYNTLDELYTNPGFFSEPRRIELGTSISF